In Rhizobium sp. CIAT894, the genomic window CGCGCCCAGCCGGTTTCGCGCTGCCTTCGTCTTTTCGCTGACGACGGTGATTTCGGCGGTGATCTACGGCCTCTGGTATGTCTGCGACACCTATTTCGGCTGGGGCTTCGATGCCCTTCCACAACTCGGGCCGAGCTTCTATTGAAGGCTGGCTTTTGCTCAAACTTTGGGCAGATGTAAATTCGGCAGGCGGTATACCGTCATACCAATGTCATGCTTTACGGCAAAGAGCTCACGTAACGGAATGGGGCTCATCTCCTAACGGAAGGCGGATGGGTTCTTGAGTGGGTTTAGGGGCCGAAAAATCAAAAAAAAACAAGGCTAAAAGCCTTGTTTTAAGTATCGCGTGATCTGTAACCGTTGCCGGGGCTGCGACGAGCGCGCCTAAGATCTGATCCTCCCAAGACTTGACCGCGAATTCGGCAAGAATTTATCCTTCTTGCCTGTTTTGTGAGCTAAAGCTAGCTCAAACATTGGGCTTTGTCATCAGCTTTTTTTGCATTTTTGCTACACCCTAGCAAATTTTTTCTGTTGACAAGATTTTCGTTCAAGTCCTTATAAACACGCGCTTTTTCATGCCCTGTCATTTTGCGGGTGCGAACATGCGCATGCGGGAGGTTGCCGACACCAGTTGCGGGTTTCCTTCCCGCCGCGAAGCGGCTATGAACGCTCCCGACATTAACCATTGTCTTTCGATTCCGCCTGTTGCGGGATCCAACCGCCTCGGAATCCGCCATGCGTCTGTCCCGCTATTTCATGCCCATCCTCAAGGAAAACCCCAAAGAGGCGGAAATCGTCTCCCACCGGCTGATGCTGCGCGCCGGCATGATCCGCCAGCAGTCGCAGGGCATTTATTCCTGGCTGCCCTTGGGTAAGAAGGTTCTCGACAAGGTCAACAATATTATCCGCGAGGAGCAGAACCGCGCCGGCGCCATCGAGCTTTCGATGCCGACCCTGCAGTCGGCCGAGCTCTGGCAGGAAAGCGGCCGTTACGATGCCTACGGCAAGGAGATGCTGCGCATCAAGGACCGTCAGGATCGGCCGATGCTGTATGGTCCCACCAACGAGGAGATGGTGACGGATATTTTCCGCTCCTCCGTCAAGTCCTATAAGGACCTGCCGCTCAACCTCTATCACATCCAGCTGAAGTTCCGCGACGAGATCCGGCCGCGCTTCGGCACCATGCGCTCGCGCGAATTCATGATGAAGGATGCCTATTCCTTCGATCTGACGCGCGAAGGGGCGGAGCATTCCTATAACAAGATGTTCGCCGCCTACCTCAGAACCTTCGATCGGCTTGGCCTGCGCGCCATTCCGATGCGCGCCGATACCGGCCCGATCGGCGGCAATCTCAGCCATGAATTC contains:
- a CDS encoding DUF1467 family protein, with the translated sequence MLEIFLQGLAVYFIIWWMTLFAVLPIGLRTQAEDNDVVLGTIPSAPSRFRAAFVFSLTTVISAVIYGLWYVCDTYFGWGFDALPQLGPSFY